In the genome of Quercus robur chromosome 3, dhQueRobu3.1, whole genome shotgun sequence, one region contains:
- the LOC126717185 gene encoding sugar transporter ERD6-like 5 isoform X4 has product MEEEEEAATTRGSLLLKQKLDNNDQWSSSDHGGMQLSESLSTTTPIVVLSTLAAVCGSFTFGSAVGYSSPSESGIEDDLGLTSAEYSIFGSILTIGAMLGAVFSGKIADFIGRKGAMGVSETFCILGWLAIVFAKVPVYIAEITPKNVRGSFTSLSQLMIGCGKALTFLIGSLVNWRTLALIGIIPCLAHLLGLFFIPESPRWLVSPVQCILDFFFKLAFTWCINQEGSKFCLFFFFLAKCGRLEEFEVRLQFLRGENADISQEAADIIEYTENFRWISEDGVLHLFQGKYAYSIIVAVGLMAFQEFGGLNGFAFYTSSIFESAGFSSKIGTILAAVVQILMTTLGVLLIDKCGRRPLLMISATGACLGCVLTGFSFFLQDLQRGKELIPILVLIGVLVYLGSFELGMGGIPWIIMSEIFPINIKGLAGSLVTLVSWTGSWVVSYTFNYLFEWSSAGTFFIFAVICGVGILFIGKIVPETKGRTLEEIQASFTHIQQ; this is encoded by the exons atggaagaagaagaagaagcagcaaCAACAAGAGGGTCACTACTTCTCAAACAAAAGCTTGATAATAATGATCAATGGAGCAGTAGTGATCATGGTGGTATGCAGCTAAGTGAATCCTTATCAACCACCACACCTATTGTTGTGCTTAGCACATTAGCGGCCGTATGTGGATCATTTACTTTTGGAAGTGCA GTGGGATATTCTTCACCATCCGAATCTGGAATTGAGGATGACCTTGGCCTTACTTCAGCGGAG TATTCAATTTTTGGTTCAATATTGACAATTGGAGCAATGTTAGGTGCAGTATTTAGTGGGAAAATTGCGGATTTCATTGGTAGGAAAGGT GCAATGGGAGTTTCAGAAACATTCTGCATCCTCGGGTGGCTTGCAATAGTATTTGCAAAG GTTCCTGTTTATATTGCTGAAATTACACCTAAGAATGTTAGGGGATCATTTACATCACTTAGTCAG TTGATGATAGGTTGTGGCAAGGCTCTCACATTTCTTATTGGTTCTCTTGTCAATTGGCGCACCTTGGCTCTAATAG gaATCATTCCGTGTCTAGCACATCTGCTTGGTCTATTTTTCATTCCTGAGTCTCCTAGATGGTTGGTGAGTCCAGTTCAATGtattcttgatttctttttcaagttgGCTTTTACATGGTGCATTAACCAAGAAGGGAGCAAATTTTgcttattcttctttttcctg GCCAAATGTGGACGTTTAGAAGAGTTTGAAGTTAGGCTGCAATTCCTTAGGGGAGAAAATGCTGATATTTCTCAAGAAGCAGCTGAtatcatt GAATATACCGAAAACTTTCGATGGATATCTGAAGATGGAGTTCTGCACCTATTCCAGGGAAAATATGCTTATTCAATCATA GTTGCAGTTGGGCTGATGGCATTTCAAGAATTTGGAGGACTTAATGGGTTTGCATTTTATACAAGTTCTATATTTGAGTCAGCAG GTTTTTCAAGTAAGATTGGGACTATATTAGCAGCAGTTGTTCAG ATTCTAATGACAACTTTAGGAGTACTCTTGATAGATAAGTGTGGAAGACGACCACTTCTAATG ATATCTGCGACTGGAGCTTGCTTAGGTTGTGTCCTCACTGGATTCTCATTCTTCTTGCAG GATCTGCAAAGAGGGAAGGAGCTCATTCCCATTTTGGTGCTTATTGGTGTGTTG GTATACTTGGGCTCTTTTGAGCTAGGCATGGGAGGAATACCATGGATTATTATGTCTGAG aTATTTCCAATAAATATAAAGGGTTTAGCTGGAAGCCTTGTGACATTGGTCAGCTGGACTGGTTCTTGGGTTGTTTCTTACACTTTCAACTATTTATTTGAGTGGAGCTCAGCAG GGACATTCTTCATATTTGCAGTTATATGCGGTGtgggaattttatttattggtaaaATAGTTCCAGAGACTAAGGGGCGCACACTAGAAGAAATCCAAGCATCATTTACTCATATCcagcaataa
- the LOC126717185 gene encoding sugar transporter ERD6-like 5 isoform X1 → MEEEEEAATTRGSLLLKQKLDNNDQWSSSDHGGMQLSESLSTTTPIVVLSTLAAVCGSFTFGSAVGYSSPSESGIEDDLGLTSAEYSIFGSILTIGAMLGAVFSGKIADFIGRKGAMGVSETFCILGWLAIVFAKDAWWLDLGRFLVGCGIGILSYVVPVYIAEITPKNVRGSFTSLSQLMIGCGKALTFLIGSLVNWRTLALIGIIPCLAHLLGLFFIPESPRWLVSPVQCILDFFFKLAFTWCINQEGSKFCLFFFFLAKCGRLEEFEVRLQFLRGENADISQEAADIIEYTENFRWISEDGVLHLFQGKYAYSIIVAVGLMAFQEFGGLNGFAFYTSSIFESAGFSSKIGTILAAVVQILMTTLGVLLIDKCGRRPLLMISATGACLGCVLTGFSFFLQDLQRGKELIPILVLIGVLVYLGSFELGMGGIPWIIMSEIFPINIKGLAGSLVTLVSWTGSWVVSYTFNYLFEWSSAGTFFIFAVICGVGILFIGKIVPETKGRTLEEIQASFTHIQQ, encoded by the exons atggaagaagaagaagaagcagcaaCAACAAGAGGGTCACTACTTCTCAAACAAAAGCTTGATAATAATGATCAATGGAGCAGTAGTGATCATGGTGGTATGCAGCTAAGTGAATCCTTATCAACCACCACACCTATTGTTGTGCTTAGCACATTAGCGGCCGTATGTGGATCATTTACTTTTGGAAGTGCA GTGGGATATTCTTCACCATCCGAATCTGGAATTGAGGATGACCTTGGCCTTACTTCAGCGGAG TATTCAATTTTTGGTTCAATATTGACAATTGGAGCAATGTTAGGTGCAGTATTTAGTGGGAAAATTGCGGATTTCATTGGTAGGAAAGGT GCAATGGGAGTTTCAGAAACATTCTGCATCCTCGGGTGGCTTGCAATAGTATTTGCAAAG GATGCTTGGTGGCTTGACCTTGGAAGATTTTTGGTGGGATGTGGAATTGGGATTCTTTCTTATGTG GTTCCTGTTTATATTGCTGAAATTACACCTAAGAATGTTAGGGGATCATTTACATCACTTAGTCAG TTGATGATAGGTTGTGGCAAGGCTCTCACATTTCTTATTGGTTCTCTTGTCAATTGGCGCACCTTGGCTCTAATAG gaATCATTCCGTGTCTAGCACATCTGCTTGGTCTATTTTTCATTCCTGAGTCTCCTAGATGGTTGGTGAGTCCAGTTCAATGtattcttgatttctttttcaagttgGCTTTTACATGGTGCATTAACCAAGAAGGGAGCAAATTTTgcttattcttctttttcctg GCCAAATGTGGACGTTTAGAAGAGTTTGAAGTTAGGCTGCAATTCCTTAGGGGAGAAAATGCTGATATTTCTCAAGAAGCAGCTGAtatcatt GAATATACCGAAAACTTTCGATGGATATCTGAAGATGGAGTTCTGCACCTATTCCAGGGAAAATATGCTTATTCAATCATA GTTGCAGTTGGGCTGATGGCATTTCAAGAATTTGGAGGACTTAATGGGTTTGCATTTTATACAAGTTCTATATTTGAGTCAGCAG GTTTTTCAAGTAAGATTGGGACTATATTAGCAGCAGTTGTTCAG ATTCTAATGACAACTTTAGGAGTACTCTTGATAGATAAGTGTGGAAGACGACCACTTCTAATG ATATCTGCGACTGGAGCTTGCTTAGGTTGTGTCCTCACTGGATTCTCATTCTTCTTGCAG GATCTGCAAAGAGGGAAGGAGCTCATTCCCATTTTGGTGCTTATTGGTGTGTTG GTATACTTGGGCTCTTTTGAGCTAGGCATGGGAGGAATACCATGGATTATTATGTCTGAG aTATTTCCAATAAATATAAAGGGTTTAGCTGGAAGCCTTGTGACATTGGTCAGCTGGACTGGTTCTTGGGTTGTTTCTTACACTTTCAACTATTTATTTGAGTGGAGCTCAGCAG GGACATTCTTCATATTTGCAGTTATATGCGGTGtgggaattttatttattggtaaaATAGTTCCAGAGACTAAGGGGCGCACACTAGAAGAAATCCAAGCATCATTTACTCATATCcagcaataa
- the LOC126717185 gene encoding sugar transporter ERD6-like 5 isoform X3 gives MEEEEEAATTRGSLLLKQKLDNNDQWSSSDHGGMQLSESLSTTTPIVVLSTLAAVCGSFTFGSAVGYSSPSESGIEDDLGLTSAEYLVGKLRISLVGKAMGVSETFCILGWLAIVFAKDAWWLDLGRFLVGCGIGILSYVVPVYIAEITPKNVRGSFTSLSQLMIGCGKALTFLIGSLVNWRTLALIGIIPCLAHLLGLFFIPESPRWLVSPVQCILDFFFKLAFTWCINQEGSKFCLFFFFLAKCGRLEEFEVRLQFLRGENADISQEAADIIEYTENFRWISEDGVLHLFQGKYAYSIIVAVGLMAFQEFGGLNGFAFYTSSIFESAGFSSKIGTILAAVVQILMTTLGVLLIDKCGRRPLLMISATGACLGCVLTGFSFFLQDLQRGKELIPILVLIGVLVYLGSFELGMGGIPWIIMSEIFPINIKGLAGSLVTLVSWTGSWVVSYTFNYLFEWSSAGTFFIFAVICGVGILFIGKIVPETKGRTLEEIQASFTHIQQ, from the exons atggaagaagaagaagaagcagcaaCAACAAGAGGGTCACTACTTCTCAAACAAAAGCTTGATAATAATGATCAATGGAGCAGTAGTGATCATGGTGGTATGCAGCTAAGTGAATCCTTATCAACCACCACACCTATTGTTGTGCTTAGCACATTAGCGGCCGTATGTGGATCATTTACTTTTGGAAGTGCA GTGGGATATTCTTCACCATCCGAATCTGGAATTGAGGATGACCTTGGCCTTACTTCAGCGGAG TATTTAGTGGGAAAATTGCGGATTTCATTGGTAGGAAAG GCAATGGGAGTTTCAGAAACATTCTGCATCCTCGGGTGGCTTGCAATAGTATTTGCAAAG GATGCTTGGTGGCTTGACCTTGGAAGATTTTTGGTGGGATGTGGAATTGGGATTCTTTCTTATGTG GTTCCTGTTTATATTGCTGAAATTACACCTAAGAATGTTAGGGGATCATTTACATCACTTAGTCAG TTGATGATAGGTTGTGGCAAGGCTCTCACATTTCTTATTGGTTCTCTTGTCAATTGGCGCACCTTGGCTCTAATAG gaATCATTCCGTGTCTAGCACATCTGCTTGGTCTATTTTTCATTCCTGAGTCTCCTAGATGGTTGGTGAGTCCAGTTCAATGtattcttgatttctttttcaagttgGCTTTTACATGGTGCATTAACCAAGAAGGGAGCAAATTTTgcttattcttctttttcctg GCCAAATGTGGACGTTTAGAAGAGTTTGAAGTTAGGCTGCAATTCCTTAGGGGAGAAAATGCTGATATTTCTCAAGAAGCAGCTGAtatcatt GAATATACCGAAAACTTTCGATGGATATCTGAAGATGGAGTTCTGCACCTATTCCAGGGAAAATATGCTTATTCAATCATA GTTGCAGTTGGGCTGATGGCATTTCAAGAATTTGGAGGACTTAATGGGTTTGCATTTTATACAAGTTCTATATTTGAGTCAGCAG GTTTTTCAAGTAAGATTGGGACTATATTAGCAGCAGTTGTTCAG ATTCTAATGACAACTTTAGGAGTACTCTTGATAGATAAGTGTGGAAGACGACCACTTCTAATG ATATCTGCGACTGGAGCTTGCTTAGGTTGTGTCCTCACTGGATTCTCATTCTTCTTGCAG GATCTGCAAAGAGGGAAGGAGCTCATTCCCATTTTGGTGCTTATTGGTGTGTTG GTATACTTGGGCTCTTTTGAGCTAGGCATGGGAGGAATACCATGGATTATTATGTCTGAG aTATTTCCAATAAATATAAAGGGTTTAGCTGGAAGCCTTGTGACATTGGTCAGCTGGACTGGTTCTTGGGTTGTTTCTTACACTTTCAACTATTTATTTGAGTGGAGCTCAGCAG GGACATTCTTCATATTTGCAGTTATATGCGGTGtgggaattttatttattggtaaaATAGTTCCAGAGACTAAGGGGCGCACACTAGAAGAAATCCAAGCATCATTTACTCATATCcagcaataa
- the LOC126717185 gene encoding sugar transporter ERD6-like 5 isoform X9, which yields MGKLYFQFQTLEVGYSSPSESGIEDDLGLTSAEYLVGKLRISLVGKAMGVSETFCILGWLAIVFAKDAWWLDLGRFLVGCGIGILSYVVPVYIAEITPKNVRGSFTSLSQLMIGCGKALTFLIGSLVNWRTLALIGIIPCLAHLLGLFFIPESPRWLVSPVQCILDFFFKLAFTWCINQEGSKFCLFFFFLAKCGRLEEFEVRLQFLRGENADISQEAADIIEYTENFRWISEDGVLHLFQGKYAYSIIVAVGLMAFQEFGGLNGFAFYTSSIFESAGFSSKIGTILAAVVQILMTTLGVLLIDKCGRRPLLMISATGACLGCVLTGFSFFLQDLQRGKELIPILVLIGVLVYLGSFELGMGGIPWIIMSEIFPINIKGLAGSLVTLVSWTGSWVVSYTFNYLFEWSSAGTFFIFAVICGVGILFIGKIVPETKGRTLEEIQASFTHIQQ from the exons atGGGAAAATTATACTTCCAATTCCAAACACTTGAG GTGGGATATTCTTCACCATCCGAATCTGGAATTGAGGATGACCTTGGCCTTACTTCAGCGGAG TATTTAGTGGGAAAATTGCGGATTTCATTGGTAGGAAAG GCAATGGGAGTTTCAGAAACATTCTGCATCCTCGGGTGGCTTGCAATAGTATTTGCAAAG GATGCTTGGTGGCTTGACCTTGGAAGATTTTTGGTGGGATGTGGAATTGGGATTCTTTCTTATGTG GTTCCTGTTTATATTGCTGAAATTACACCTAAGAATGTTAGGGGATCATTTACATCACTTAGTCAG TTGATGATAGGTTGTGGCAAGGCTCTCACATTTCTTATTGGTTCTCTTGTCAATTGGCGCACCTTGGCTCTAATAG gaATCATTCCGTGTCTAGCACATCTGCTTGGTCTATTTTTCATTCCTGAGTCTCCTAGATGGTTGGTGAGTCCAGTTCAATGtattcttgatttctttttcaagttgGCTTTTACATGGTGCATTAACCAAGAAGGGAGCAAATTTTgcttattcttctttttcctg GCCAAATGTGGACGTTTAGAAGAGTTTGAAGTTAGGCTGCAATTCCTTAGGGGAGAAAATGCTGATATTTCTCAAGAAGCAGCTGAtatcatt GAATATACCGAAAACTTTCGATGGATATCTGAAGATGGAGTTCTGCACCTATTCCAGGGAAAATATGCTTATTCAATCATA GTTGCAGTTGGGCTGATGGCATTTCAAGAATTTGGAGGACTTAATGGGTTTGCATTTTATACAAGTTCTATATTTGAGTCAGCAG GTTTTTCAAGTAAGATTGGGACTATATTAGCAGCAGTTGTTCAG ATTCTAATGACAACTTTAGGAGTACTCTTGATAGATAAGTGTGGAAGACGACCACTTCTAATG ATATCTGCGACTGGAGCTTGCTTAGGTTGTGTCCTCACTGGATTCTCATTCTTCTTGCAG GATCTGCAAAGAGGGAAGGAGCTCATTCCCATTTTGGTGCTTATTGGTGTGTTG GTATACTTGGGCTCTTTTGAGCTAGGCATGGGAGGAATACCATGGATTATTATGTCTGAG aTATTTCCAATAAATATAAAGGGTTTAGCTGGAAGCCTTGTGACATTGGTCAGCTGGACTGGTTCTTGGGTTGTTTCTTACACTTTCAACTATTTATTTGAGTGGAGCTCAGCAG GGACATTCTTCATATTTGCAGTTATATGCGGTGtgggaattttatttattggtaaaATAGTTCCAGAGACTAAGGGGCGCACACTAGAAGAAATCCAAGCATCATTTACTCATATCcagcaataa
- the LOC126717185 gene encoding sugar transporter ERD6-like 5 isoform X10, which produces MGVSETFCILGWLAIVFAKDAWWLDLGRFLVGCGIGILSYVVPVYIAEITPKNVRGSFTSLSQLMIGCGKALTFLIGSLVNWRTLALIGIIPCLAHLLGLFFIPESPRWLVSPVQCILDFFFKLAFTWCINQEGSKFCLFFFFLAKCGRLEEFEVRLQFLRGENADISQEAADIIEYTENFRWISEDGVLHLFQGKYAYSIIVAVGLMAFQEFGGLNGFAFYTSSIFESAGFSSKIGTILAAVVQILMTTLGVLLIDKCGRRPLLMISATGACLGCVLTGFSFFLQDLQRGKELIPILVLIGVLVYLGSFELGMGGIPWIIMSEIFPINIKGLAGSLVTLVSWTGSWVVSYTFNYLFEWSSAGTFFIFAVICGVGILFIGKIVPETKGRTLEEIQASFTHIQQ; this is translated from the exons ATGGGAGTTTCAGAAACATTCTGCATCCTCGGGTGGCTTGCAATAGTATTTGCAAAG GATGCTTGGTGGCTTGACCTTGGAAGATTTTTGGTGGGATGTGGAATTGGGATTCTTTCTTATGTG GTTCCTGTTTATATTGCTGAAATTACACCTAAGAATGTTAGGGGATCATTTACATCACTTAGTCAG TTGATGATAGGTTGTGGCAAGGCTCTCACATTTCTTATTGGTTCTCTTGTCAATTGGCGCACCTTGGCTCTAATAG gaATCATTCCGTGTCTAGCACATCTGCTTGGTCTATTTTTCATTCCTGAGTCTCCTAGATGGTTGGTGAGTCCAGTTCAATGtattcttgatttctttttcaagttgGCTTTTACATGGTGCATTAACCAAGAAGGGAGCAAATTTTgcttattcttctttttcctg GCCAAATGTGGACGTTTAGAAGAGTTTGAAGTTAGGCTGCAATTCCTTAGGGGAGAAAATGCTGATATTTCTCAAGAAGCAGCTGAtatcatt GAATATACCGAAAACTTTCGATGGATATCTGAAGATGGAGTTCTGCACCTATTCCAGGGAAAATATGCTTATTCAATCATA GTTGCAGTTGGGCTGATGGCATTTCAAGAATTTGGAGGACTTAATGGGTTTGCATTTTATACAAGTTCTATATTTGAGTCAGCAG GTTTTTCAAGTAAGATTGGGACTATATTAGCAGCAGTTGTTCAG ATTCTAATGACAACTTTAGGAGTACTCTTGATAGATAAGTGTGGAAGACGACCACTTCTAATG ATATCTGCGACTGGAGCTTGCTTAGGTTGTGTCCTCACTGGATTCTCATTCTTCTTGCAG GATCTGCAAAGAGGGAAGGAGCTCATTCCCATTTTGGTGCTTATTGGTGTGTTG GTATACTTGGGCTCTTTTGAGCTAGGCATGGGAGGAATACCATGGATTATTATGTCTGAG aTATTTCCAATAAATATAAAGGGTTTAGCTGGAAGCCTTGTGACATTGGTCAGCTGGACTGGTTCTTGGGTTGTTTCTTACACTTTCAACTATTTATTTGAGTGGAGCTCAGCAG GGACATTCTTCATATTTGCAGTTATATGCGGTGtgggaattttatttattggtaaaATAGTTCCAGAGACTAAGGGGCGCACACTAGAAGAAATCCAAGCATCATTTACTCATATCcagcaataa
- the LOC126717185 gene encoding sugar transporter ERD6-like 5 isoform X7, protein MGKLYFQFQTLEVGYSSPSESGIEDDLGLTSAEYSIFGSILTIGAMLGAVFSGKIADFIGRKGAMGVSETFCILGWLAIVFAKDAWWLDLGRFLVGCGIGILSYVVPVYIAEITPKNVRGSFTSLSQLMIGCGKALTFLIGSLVNWRTLALIGIIPCLAHLLGLFFIPESPRWLVSPVQCILDFFFKLAFTWCINQEGSKFCLFFFFLAKCGRLEEFEVRLQFLRGENADISQEAADIIEYTENFRWISEDGVLHLFQGKYAYSIIVAVGLMAFQEFGGLNGFAFYTSSIFESAGFSSKIGTILAAVVQILMTTLGVLLIDKCGRRPLLMISATGACLGCVLTGFSFFLQDLQRGKELIPILVLIGVLVYLGSFELGMGGIPWIIMSEIFPINIKGLAGSLVTLVSWTGSWVVSYTFNYLFEWSSAGTFFIFAVICGVGILFIGKIVPETKGRTLEEIQASFTHIQQ, encoded by the exons atGGGAAAATTATACTTCCAATTCCAAACACTTGAG GTGGGATATTCTTCACCATCCGAATCTGGAATTGAGGATGACCTTGGCCTTACTTCAGCGGAG TATTCAATTTTTGGTTCAATATTGACAATTGGAGCAATGTTAGGTGCAGTATTTAGTGGGAAAATTGCGGATTTCATTGGTAGGAAAGGT GCAATGGGAGTTTCAGAAACATTCTGCATCCTCGGGTGGCTTGCAATAGTATTTGCAAAG GATGCTTGGTGGCTTGACCTTGGAAGATTTTTGGTGGGATGTGGAATTGGGATTCTTTCTTATGTG GTTCCTGTTTATATTGCTGAAATTACACCTAAGAATGTTAGGGGATCATTTACATCACTTAGTCAG TTGATGATAGGTTGTGGCAAGGCTCTCACATTTCTTATTGGTTCTCTTGTCAATTGGCGCACCTTGGCTCTAATAG gaATCATTCCGTGTCTAGCACATCTGCTTGGTCTATTTTTCATTCCTGAGTCTCCTAGATGGTTGGTGAGTCCAGTTCAATGtattcttgatttctttttcaagttgGCTTTTACATGGTGCATTAACCAAGAAGGGAGCAAATTTTgcttattcttctttttcctg GCCAAATGTGGACGTTTAGAAGAGTTTGAAGTTAGGCTGCAATTCCTTAGGGGAGAAAATGCTGATATTTCTCAAGAAGCAGCTGAtatcatt GAATATACCGAAAACTTTCGATGGATATCTGAAGATGGAGTTCTGCACCTATTCCAGGGAAAATATGCTTATTCAATCATA GTTGCAGTTGGGCTGATGGCATTTCAAGAATTTGGAGGACTTAATGGGTTTGCATTTTATACAAGTTCTATATTTGAGTCAGCAG GTTTTTCAAGTAAGATTGGGACTATATTAGCAGCAGTTGTTCAG ATTCTAATGACAACTTTAGGAGTACTCTTGATAGATAAGTGTGGAAGACGACCACTTCTAATG ATATCTGCGACTGGAGCTTGCTTAGGTTGTGTCCTCACTGGATTCTCATTCTTCTTGCAG GATCTGCAAAGAGGGAAGGAGCTCATTCCCATTTTGGTGCTTATTGGTGTGTTG GTATACTTGGGCTCTTTTGAGCTAGGCATGGGAGGAATACCATGGATTATTATGTCTGAG aTATTTCCAATAAATATAAAGGGTTTAGCTGGAAGCCTTGTGACATTGGTCAGCTGGACTGGTTCTTGGGTTGTTTCTTACACTTTCAACTATTTATTTGAGTGGAGCTCAGCAG GGACATTCTTCATATTTGCAGTTATATGCGGTGtgggaattttatttattggtaaaATAGTTCCAGAGACTAAGGGGCGCACACTAGAAGAAATCCAAGCATCATTTACTCATATCcagcaataa
- the LOC126717185 gene encoding sugar transporter ERD6-like 5 isoform X6 → MEEEEEAATTRGSLLLKQKLDNNDQWSSSDHGGMQLSESLSTTTPIVVLSTLAAVCGSFTFGSAVGYSSPSESGIEDDLGLTSAEYLVGKLRISLVGKAMGVSETFCILGWLAIVFAKVPVYIAEITPKNVRGSFTSLSQLMIGCGKALTFLIGSLVNWRTLALIGIIPCLAHLLGLFFIPESPRWLVSPVQCILDFFFKLAFTWCINQEGSKFCLFFFFLAKCGRLEEFEVRLQFLRGENADISQEAADIIEYTENFRWISEDGVLHLFQGKYAYSIIVAVGLMAFQEFGGLNGFAFYTSSIFESAGFSSKIGTILAAVVQILMTTLGVLLIDKCGRRPLLMISATGACLGCVLTGFSFFLQDLQRGKELIPILVLIGVLVYLGSFELGMGGIPWIIMSEIFPINIKGLAGSLVTLVSWTGSWVVSYTFNYLFEWSSAGTFFIFAVICGVGILFIGKIVPETKGRTLEEIQASFTHIQQ, encoded by the exons atggaagaagaagaagaagcagcaaCAACAAGAGGGTCACTACTTCTCAAACAAAAGCTTGATAATAATGATCAATGGAGCAGTAGTGATCATGGTGGTATGCAGCTAAGTGAATCCTTATCAACCACCACACCTATTGTTGTGCTTAGCACATTAGCGGCCGTATGTGGATCATTTACTTTTGGAAGTGCA GTGGGATATTCTTCACCATCCGAATCTGGAATTGAGGATGACCTTGGCCTTACTTCAGCGGAG TATTTAGTGGGAAAATTGCGGATTTCATTGGTAGGAAAG GCAATGGGAGTTTCAGAAACATTCTGCATCCTCGGGTGGCTTGCAATAGTATTTGCAAAG GTTCCTGTTTATATTGCTGAAATTACACCTAAGAATGTTAGGGGATCATTTACATCACTTAGTCAG TTGATGATAGGTTGTGGCAAGGCTCTCACATTTCTTATTGGTTCTCTTGTCAATTGGCGCACCTTGGCTCTAATAG gaATCATTCCGTGTCTAGCACATCTGCTTGGTCTATTTTTCATTCCTGAGTCTCCTAGATGGTTGGTGAGTCCAGTTCAATGtattcttgatttctttttcaagttgGCTTTTACATGGTGCATTAACCAAGAAGGGAGCAAATTTTgcttattcttctttttcctg GCCAAATGTGGACGTTTAGAAGAGTTTGAAGTTAGGCTGCAATTCCTTAGGGGAGAAAATGCTGATATTTCTCAAGAAGCAGCTGAtatcatt GAATATACCGAAAACTTTCGATGGATATCTGAAGATGGAGTTCTGCACCTATTCCAGGGAAAATATGCTTATTCAATCATA GTTGCAGTTGGGCTGATGGCATTTCAAGAATTTGGAGGACTTAATGGGTTTGCATTTTATACAAGTTCTATATTTGAGTCAGCAG GTTTTTCAAGTAAGATTGGGACTATATTAGCAGCAGTTGTTCAG ATTCTAATGACAACTTTAGGAGTACTCTTGATAGATAAGTGTGGAAGACGACCACTTCTAATG ATATCTGCGACTGGAGCTTGCTTAGGTTGTGTCCTCACTGGATTCTCATTCTTCTTGCAG GATCTGCAAAGAGGGAAGGAGCTCATTCCCATTTTGGTGCTTATTGGTGTGTTG GTATACTTGGGCTCTTTTGAGCTAGGCATGGGAGGAATACCATGGATTATTATGTCTGAG aTATTTCCAATAAATATAAAGGGTTTAGCTGGAAGCCTTGTGACATTGGTCAGCTGGACTGGTTCTTGGGTTGTTTCTTACACTTTCAACTATTTATTTGAGTGGAGCTCAGCAG GGACATTCTTCATATTTGCAGTTATATGCGGTGtgggaattttatttattggtaaaATAGTTCCAGAGACTAAGGGGCGCACACTAGAAGAAATCCAAGCATCATTTACTCATATCcagcaataa